From a single Paenibacillus sp. FSL R5-0345 genomic region:
- the polA gene encoding DNA polymerase I — MDKLILIDGNNIIYRAFFAMPPLTNTAGQQTNAVYGFTTMLLRLIEEHKPTHMIVAFDAGKVTFRHEGYEDYKGGRQKTPPELSEQFPLLKELLTNLGVPQFEISNYEADDIIGTISRQADEAGRQVMIVSGDKDMLQLASEHTTVALIRKGVTEVELYGPEQIREKYDLTPEQIIDLKGLMGDASDNIPGVPGVGEKTALKLLHQFGSVEGVLAGTGELKGKMKEKLEAHAEDAVMSKKLATIYREVPLEHSWDDMVFNGISADTAGPALAKLEFKSLLERLDLSAYTPVNDGEEGAAEVEAATLDITIVGENELETLNEALPSISALHVESNGDNPHRAEVIGVGLSSLERHYYVPFELLQTPAAAKLRDWLGNEKAPKSGYDLHRADLALHWQGIAFAGAAHDVQLAAYLLDPTEANQNLNDLATKYGLPRLSPDEEVFGKGAKYKIPELEILGNHVARKSAAVLGIAQKQQQELVETAMTGLFEDLEMPLSRILADMEKQGIAVNEEDLKELGKEFEAQISKLVTEIYELSGTEFNLNSPKQLGEILFVKLGLPVVKKTKTGYSTDAEVLEKLAPYHDVVRLILQYRTIAKLQSTYVEGLLKEISPKTGKVHTFYRQTIAATGRLSSQYPNLQNIPIRLEEGRKIRKVFVPSEPGWSILAADYSQIELRVLAHISGDERMKEAFLHDMDIHTKTAMDVFGVTADQVDSNMRRAAKAVNFGIVYGISDYGLSQNLNIPRKEAAQFIEQYFEVYQGVRRYMDDIVVEARKHGYVTTLLERRRYLPEINAKNFNLRSFAERTAMNTPIQGTAADIIKLAMVHMDKALYERGLKSRMLLQVHDELVFEVPEDEMELMKTLLPEVMGGALQLSVPLKAEVSFGSNWYEAK, encoded by the coding sequence ATGGACAAGTTGATACTTATAGATGGAAATAATATTATTTACCGCGCTTTCTTCGCGATGCCCCCGTTAACGAATACAGCAGGGCAACAGACGAACGCGGTGTACGGTTTCACAACGATGCTGCTCCGTTTAATTGAAGAACATAAGCCGACGCATATGATTGTTGCATTTGATGCAGGGAAAGTCACATTCCGGCATGAAGGTTATGAGGATTATAAAGGCGGTCGGCAAAAGACACCTCCGGAGCTCTCCGAGCAGTTCCCGCTATTGAAAGAATTGCTCACTAATCTAGGGGTACCGCAGTTTGAAATTAGCAATTATGAGGCCGATGATATTATTGGAACCATTTCTCGCCAAGCCGATGAAGCAGGCCGGCAGGTTATGATCGTGTCGGGGGATAAGGATATGCTTCAATTGGCTTCTGAACACACGACCGTTGCGCTAATCCGCAAAGGAGTTACTGAGGTTGAGCTTTATGGACCGGAACAAATTCGTGAGAAATATGACCTAACCCCAGAGCAGATCATAGACCTTAAAGGACTGATGGGCGATGCGAGTGATAACATTCCGGGAGTTCCCGGTGTGGGTGAAAAAACTGCACTCAAGCTGTTGCATCAATTCGGATCGGTTGAAGGTGTATTAGCGGGAACAGGTGAGCTTAAAGGCAAAATGAAAGAAAAGCTGGAAGCTCATGCAGAAGACGCTGTAATGAGTAAGAAACTGGCGACCATCTATCGTGAAGTGCCTCTGGAGCATTCATGGGATGATATGGTCTTTAACGGAATTTCTGCGGATACAGCTGGGCCTGCACTCGCTAAATTGGAGTTCAAATCACTTTTGGAGCGCTTAGATCTAAGTGCCTACACTCCTGTTAATGATGGTGAAGAAGGTGCTGCAGAAGTAGAAGCCGCGACCCTTGATATTACGATCGTGGGTGAAAATGAACTGGAGACGCTGAATGAAGCGCTGCCTAGTATTTCTGCATTACATGTGGAGTCCAATGGGGATAATCCGCATCGTGCTGAGGTAATCGGGGTAGGGTTATCTTCTCTGGAGCGGCATTATTATGTACCGTTTGAATTACTGCAGACACCAGCTGCTGCGAAGCTGCGCGATTGGTTAGGAAATGAAAAGGCTCCGAAGAGCGGCTATGATCTTCATCGTGCAGATTTGGCGCTCCATTGGCAAGGCATTGCTTTTGCAGGTGCGGCTCATGATGTACAGTTGGCGGCTTATTTGCTGGATCCGACGGAAGCAAATCAGAACTTAAATGATCTAGCTACTAAATACGGCTTACCACGCTTATCTCCAGATGAAGAGGTATTCGGAAAAGGCGCTAAATACAAGATTCCTGAGCTTGAAATCTTAGGAAATCACGTCGCACGTAAGAGTGCTGCGGTTCTCGGGATTGCTCAGAAGCAACAACAGGAGCTTGTCGAGACAGCGATGACCGGACTGTTCGAAGATTTGGAGATGCCTTTATCACGTATTCTCGCGGATATGGAGAAACAAGGAATCGCAGTCAACGAAGAGGATCTTAAAGAGCTAGGTAAAGAATTCGAAGCTCAAATTTCTAAGTTGGTCACTGAAATATACGAATTAAGTGGCACGGAGTTCAATTTGAATTCACCAAAGCAACTGGGTGAAATTTTATTCGTTAAGCTAGGTTTGCCTGTTGTTAAGAAGACGAAGACAGGCTATTCCACTGATGCTGAGGTGCTTGAGAAACTAGCGCCTTATCATGACGTGGTACGTTTGATTTTGCAATATCGCACGATTGCGAAGCTCCAGTCTACATACGTAGAAGGACTTCTTAAAGAAATATCTCCGAAAACAGGGAAGGTGCATACCTTCTATCGGCAGACGATTGCGGCTACCGGACGTCTCAGCAGTCAATATCCGAACCTGCAGAACATTCCTATCCGCCTAGAGGAAGGACGCAAAATCCGTAAGGTGTTCGTTCCGTCCGAACCGGGCTGGTCGATCTTGGCAGCGGACTATTCGCAGATCGAACTACGAGTATTGGCACATATCTCTGGTGATGAGCGGATGAAGGAAGCTTTTCTACATGATATGGATATCCATACGAAGACAGCGATGGATGTGTTTGGAGTTACGGCTGATCAGGTTGATAGCAATATGCGCCGTGCTGCTAAAGCCGTTAACTTTGGGATCGTGTATGGAATCAGTGATTATGGTCTGTCGCAGAACTTGAATATTCCCCGTAAAGAAGCCGCTCAATTTATTGAGCAGTATTTTGAGGTATATCAGGGCGTTCGGAGATATATGGACGATATCGTAGTAGAAGCACGGAAACATGGTTATGTAACCACATTACTGGAACGTCGTCGTTACTTGCCTGAGATTAATGCGAAGAACTTTAATCTACGTTCTTTTGCAGAACGTACGGCAATGAATACACCTATCCAAGGAACTGCCGCTGATATTATTAAGCTGGCGATGGTGCATATGGACAAGGCGCTTTATGAGCGCGGGCTAAAGAGCCGTATGCTGCTTCAGGTGCACGATGAGCTTGTATTCGAGGTACCAGAGGATGAAATGGAGCTCATGAAGACGCTTTTGCCGGAAGTGATGGGTGGAGCATTGCAGTTATCTGTACCGCTTAAAGCAGAGGTAAGTTTTGGTAGCAATTGGTACGAAGCGAAATAG
- the nrdR gene encoding transcriptional regulator NrdR yields the protein MKCPYCDHTNTKVLDSRPANENKSIRRRRECERCSKRFTTFEMIEETPLIVIKKDGSREEFSRDKILRGLIRACEKRPVSVERLEKIVSEVEKSLRGIAVAEVESQQIGELVMEQLYPVDEVAYVRFASVYRQFKDINMFMKELKGLLSKSTGDLDRL from the coding sequence ATGAAATGCCCTTACTGCGATCACACAAATACTAAAGTACTCGACTCGCGACCAGCAAATGAGAATAAGTCCATCCGCCGCAGGCGTGAATGCGAGCGTTGCAGCAAACGGTTTACAACCTTTGAAATGATCGAGGAAACTCCGTTAATCGTGATCAAAAAAGACGGCAGCCGTGAGGAATTCAGCCGTGATAAAATACTTCGGGGCTTAATACGTGCCTGTGAGAAACGGCCTGTCTCTGTAGAACGTTTAGAGAAGATCGTCTCTGAGGTAGAGAAATCCCTGCGAGGTATCGCCGTAGCTGAAGTGGAGAGCCAACAGATCGGTGAACTGGTTATGGAACAGCTCTATCCAGTAGATGAAGTCGCATACGTTCGTTTTGCGTCTGTATACCGTCAGTTCAAGGATATTAACATGTTTATGAAGGAACTGAAGGGTCTGTTATCTAAGAGCACTGGGGATCTGGACAGATTGTAG
- a CDS encoding manganese efflux pump yields MLSPFFSLLLLAFALSLDGFGVGITYGLRKMKIPLLSVLIISLCSGVVICVSMQVGVLLAKVVSPHAASEVGAVILVLMGCWSLIQMLMQKEKEQTGERKVDREENVLSTEAGPEIAVDTEDVAEQAATAPEQVKSAVFSLELRRLGIVVQILRTPSSADMDDSGSISSMEAMLLGIALSLDAFGAGLGAALLGFNPIWTSLTIALFSGTFLLLGMKTGLKFAGNYWMKHAAALPALLLITMGILKLL; encoded by the coding sequence GTGCTCAGCCCATTTTTTTCACTGCTATTACTAGCTTTTGCTTTGAGTTTGGATGGTTTTGGTGTTGGTATTACATATGGACTGCGTAAAATGAAAATACCATTGCTCTCCGTTCTGATTATCTCGCTTTGTTCGGGGGTAGTTATCTGTGTATCTATGCAAGTGGGTGTTCTGCTTGCTAAGGTAGTGTCTCCACATGCAGCTTCTGAGGTTGGCGCTGTTATACTCGTGCTAATGGGTTGTTGGTCGCTCATTCAGATGCTAATGCAGAAAGAGAAGGAACAGACTGGTGAACGTAAAGTAGATCGTGAAGAAAATGTGCTATCCACAGAAGCTGGGCCAGAGATAGCTGTTGATACTGAAGATGTCGCAGAACAGGCTGCCACAGCTCCTGAGCAAGTAAAGTCAGCTGTCTTTTCCCTTGAGCTACGGCGGTTGGGGATTGTTGTACAGATCTTGCGTACACCGTCATCTGCGGATATGGATGATTCCGGAAGTATTTCTTCGATGGAAGCGATGCTGCTCGGGATTGCCCTCTCACTAGATGCCTTTGGAGCCGGACTAGGCGCAGCACTACTCGGTTTCAATCCAATATGGACATCACTTACAATTGCTCTGTTTAGTGGTACATTTCTATTGCTGGGCATGAAGACTGGATTAAAATTCGCCGGGAACTACTGGATGAAGCATGCTGCTGCACTACCCGCGTTATTATTAATTACAATGGGAATACTGAAGCTATTATGA
- a CDS encoding TetR/AcrR family transcriptional regulator, with protein MGKREDILKATLFLINKDGLQSVTFAKIFQQANVGSSTVYHYFKDKEQLVNELFNIVRIHRSEEVLKQYDAGQTIYVRLKMLLWNQAHYALNFPDELTFLENYSYSPYIAEEIRNAQDPSVIEAFSVIREGQQQGMIKEMDPIILIQLLYGMITSVIKGYLAGEYKLEQPQIQQIIELCWKTIKV; from the coding sequence GTGGGTAAGCGGGAAGATATTTTAAAAGCGACATTATTTCTAATTAATAAAGACGGGCTTCAATCCGTTACATTTGCCAAAATATTTCAACAAGCCAATGTCGGCTCTAGCACGGTATATCATTATTTCAAGGATAAAGAGCAGCTTGTAAATGAATTGTTTAATATCGTTCGCATTCATCGGAGCGAAGAGGTATTGAAACAATACGACGCCGGTCAGACGATTTATGTAAGACTCAAAATGCTTTTATGGAATCAGGCGCATTATGCATTGAATTTCCCGGATGAATTAACGTTCTTGGAGAACTATAGCTATTCACCTTATATCGCCGAAGAAATTCGCAACGCACAGGATCCTTCGGTTATTGAGGCCTTTTCTGTAATCAGGGAAGGTCAACAGCAAGGGATGATTAAAGAAATGGACCCGATCATCCTGATCCAGCTCTTATATGGTATGATAACCTCTGTTATCAAAGGGTATCTAGCGGGGGAGTATAAACTGGAGCAACCTCAAATTCAACAAATTATTGAGCTTTGCTGGAAGACCATCAAGGTTTAG
- the phoU gene encoding phosphate signaling complex protein PhoU, which produces MIRRKEFDKDLEELRSLLQQMGEHVKDALEGAINALQNLDTTLAQEVVEADLQLNAMEDKIMEIGSRLIITQQPVAKDLRRIIVAFKISSDLERMGDLALDVAKATMRLQGQQLIKPLVDIPRMAEIVTIMIDEAIQSYLDENTDLAYKMAQDDDQVDQLYGAMINELYSYMVTKPETVSQAMLLTLVGRYIERIGDHATNIGESVVYLVTGSRPDLNE; this is translated from the coding sequence ATGATTCGCAGAAAAGAATTTGATAAAGACTTGGAAGAGCTGCGCAGTCTGCTGCAGCAGATGGGTGAGCATGTTAAAGATGCTCTTGAAGGTGCAATTAATGCATTACAAAATCTAGATACAACGCTCGCACAGGAAGTTGTTGAAGCGGATCTACAGTTGAATGCCATGGAAGATAAAATCATGGAAATTGGCTCACGCTTAATTATTACGCAGCAGCCCGTAGCTAAGGATTTGCGCCGCATTATCGTTGCCTTTAAGATTTCAAGCGATTTGGAACGCATGGGTGATCTGGCGCTTGATGTAGCTAAGGCGACCATGCGTCTACAAGGCCAGCAGTTGATTAAGCCGCTTGTAGACATCCCTCGTATGGCTGAAATCGTGACAATTATGATCGATGAGGCAATCCAGTCCTATCTGGATGAGAACACTGATCTGGCTTATAAAATGGCACAGGATGATGATCAGGTCGATCAATTGTATGGTGCGATGATTAATGAGTTGTATTCTTATATGGTAACAAAGCCGGAGACAGTATCCCAAGCTATGTTATTGACGCTGGTAGGCCGTTATATCGAACGGATTGGCGATCATGCTACTAACATTGGTGAAAGTGTAGTTTACTTGGTTACCGGTAGTCGTCCAGATTTGAATGAATAG
- the coaE gene encoding dephospho-CoA kinase (Dephospho-CoA kinase (CoaE) performs the final step in coenzyme A biosynthesis.): MIIGLTGGIASGKSTVSALLVSKGARLVDADVIAREVMLPGHEVLAAAVKQFGSEILSPDGTLNRGKLGDIVFQDPAALQALNNLTHPAIRREIKERMNSMEEEDPKKLTIVDIPLLFESGLENMFHEILVVYVPREVQIARLMERNGLSLEQAEARLNAQMDIEAKRNKADYIIDNSGELAHTEQQVAVLWDRLGLL, encoded by the coding sequence ATGATTATTGGCTTAACCGGAGGCATTGCATCCGGAAAAAGCACGGTGTCCGCACTGCTTGTGAGCAAGGGAGCGAGGCTGGTTGACGCGGATGTGATCGCCAGAGAGGTTATGCTCCCCGGTCATGAGGTGCTGGCTGCGGCTGTGAAACAATTCGGAAGCGAGATCCTCTCTCCGGATGGCACACTGAATAGGGGCAAGCTGGGGGACATTGTATTTCAAGACCCAGCGGCCCTGCAAGCCCTGAACAATCTGACGCATCCCGCAATCCGGCGGGAGATTAAAGAACGTATGAACAGCATGGAGGAAGAAGATCCAAAGAAGTTAACAATTGTGGATATCCCTCTTCTTTTCGAATCAGGACTCGAGAACATGTTCCATGAAATACTGGTGGTCTACGTGCCTCGTGAAGTGCAAATCGCTCGATTAATGGAACGTAACGGACTTTCTTTAGAACAAGCAGAAGCACGCTTAAATGCACAGATGGATATTGAAGCGAAGCGTAACAAAGCGGACTATATCATTGACAACAGTGGCGAACTTGCGCACACTGAGCAACAGGTTGCTGTTCTTTGGGACAGGCTGGGCTTATTATGA
- a CDS encoding sensor histidine kinase has protein sequence MENWLGKSLKQKLSLLFIISVLVPVLSLGLFSYYIAESLTEEKAKSSGMNTLRQIGAYLENMVSDVENLSLFLIGHPDVQSYLKTPEHDLLKQTSIVNLLTTLSISKPYIANVMIESNEDNKPSVSFRSVLESEWTDIQSEYPGYYEEYPKWWSPVHHFVTSDGKEDVITMSRPIRSTSKYYKIGMLKISLTQSVISSHLKQAGLEGEGVALLLDGQNRILAGPEGYATNKSLNDYFPGIVDFKSKSGSFDYGEAEERSTVLYYQMPNVNWRLVGIIPAKAYRAQNQYFLTLTAIAVSISMLFVIAFVLVLIQKVTKPLSALTKFLRNSSPDEPLPTLPVTSIDEVGQLIISYNRMSSRIINLTDEVKLSEALKKEADMSALQAQINPHFLYNTLSSVHWMALMKGEEKIADMVGSLSDFLRFSLNKGQEYCAISQEILHVDHYVKIQSIRYPDKFDYEADIPTELLDLRMLKLLLQPLIENAMIHGILKREGKGSIVVKAMSAGERITFIVQDDGVGMSRERLELLREKINANLGIDPLKNNDSAGSSYGLRNVHNRLQLHYGHEAGLRIESVEGSGTKVSFTIIPLQSEI, from the coding sequence ATGGAAAACTGGTTGGGTAAATCGTTAAAGCAGAAGCTGAGTTTGTTGTTTATTATTTCGGTATTGGTACCGGTGTTGTCTCTGGGACTGTTCTCCTATTATATTGCTGAAAGCTTAACGGAGGAGAAAGCGAAGAGCTCCGGCATGAATACGCTTCGGCAAATTGGGGCCTATTTAGAAAATATGGTAAGCGATGTTGAGAATCTATCCCTATTCCTTATCGGCCACCCTGATGTCCAAAGCTATTTGAAAACACCGGAACATGATTTGCTGAAGCAAACCTCGATCGTTAATTTACTTACAACATTATCGATTTCCAAACCATATATCGCCAATGTCATGATCGAATCGAATGAAGATAATAAGCCGTCTGTTTCCTTCAGATCCGTCCTCGAATCAGAATGGACCGATATTCAGAGCGAGTATCCCGGTTATTATGAGGAATATCCCAAGTGGTGGTCTCCGGTGCATCATTTCGTTACGTCGGACGGTAAAGAGGATGTCATTACGATGTCGCGGCCGATTCGCAGCACATCAAAATATTACAAAATCGGCATGCTTAAAATTAGCCTGACACAATCGGTTATCTCTAGCCATTTAAAGCAAGCTGGACTAGAGGGTGAAGGCGTCGCCCTGCTGTTGGACGGACAAAACCGGATATTGGCTGGACCGGAAGGGTACGCGACTAACAAGAGCTTGAACGATTATTTTCCCGGAATAGTTGATTTCAAGAGCAAGTCGGGGTCGTTCGATTACGGAGAAGCAGAGGAGCGGAGTACAGTACTGTACTACCAGATGCCGAATGTTAACTGGAGGCTTGTAGGGATCATTCCGGCAAAAGCTTACAGAGCGCAGAACCAGTATTTTTTAACGTTAACTGCAATTGCAGTCAGCATTTCTATGCTCTTTGTTATAGCGTTCGTCCTTGTACTTATTCAAAAGGTGACGAAGCCGTTGTCTGCATTAACGAAGTTTCTTAGGAATTCCAGCCCGGATGAGCCGCTGCCGACGCTGCCCGTCACATCGATCGATGAGGTTGGACAACTGATTATTAGCTATAATCGGATGAGCTCGCGAATTATTAATCTAACCGATGAGGTGAAGCTGAGCGAAGCGTTGAAGAAGGAAGCGGATATGTCGGCGCTTCAAGCGCAGATCAATCCGCATTTTCTATACAATACATTATCTTCAGTCCACTGGATGGCGCTAATGAAGGGAGAAGAAAAAATCGCAGATATGGTAGGTTCATTGAGTGATTTTCTTCGTTTCAGCTTAAATAAAGGACAGGAATATTGTGCAATCAGCCAAGAAATTTTGCATGTAGATCATTATGTGAAGATTCAGTCCATTCGATATCCAGATAAATTTGATTACGAGGCGGATATACCGACGGAGCTGCTGGATCTGAGAATGCTGAAGCTGCTGCTCCAGCCGCTAATTGAAAATGCGATGATTCATGGTATTTTGAAAAGAGAAGGTAAAGGGAGCATTGTCGTGAAAGCGATGTCAGCGGGAGAGCGTATAACGTTTATCGTTCAGGATGACGGTGTTGGCATGAGCAGGGAAAGATTGGAGTTGCTGAGAGAGAAGATAAATGCAAACTTGGGCATTGATCCGCTGAAGAATAATGACTCGGCAGGCAGCAGCTACGGATTGCGCAACGTGCATAATCGGCTACAGCTTCATTACGGGCATGAAGCCGGTTTACGGATCGAAAGCGTAGAAGGAAGCGGCACTAAAGTTAGTTTTACGATTATACCGCTCCAATCAGAAATCTAA
- the mutM gene encoding DNA-formamidopyrimidine glycosylase yields the protein MPELPEVETVKRTLNDLVNGKQIDSVTVRLARIIQRPDDIQAFANLLAGHSIVNVERRGKFLRIVLDGLVLVSHLRMEGRYGLFSKDDPLDKHTHVIFHFTDGTELRYTDVRQFGTMHLFQIGEDLQLPPLNKLGQEPLEPSFTPEKFKQIVSGKSTKIKSLLLNQEYIVGIGNIYVDESLHRAGIHPEVSAKDLSDDQLDQLHHAIVSTLTEAVNAGGSSVKSYVNGQGESGTYQQQLLIYGRKDQPCNNCGTMIEKTVVGGRGTHYCPSCQRKSEN from the coding sequence ATGCCGGAATTACCGGAAGTAGAGACAGTCAAGAGAACACTGAATGATTTAGTTAATGGAAAGCAGATAGATAGTGTAACCGTCCGGCTGGCTCGGATAATTCAGCGACCGGATGATATTCAGGCTTTTGCCAACCTGCTCGCAGGTCATAGCATTGTTAATGTTGAACGAAGAGGGAAATTTTTGCGCATCGTGCTAGACGGTCTGGTGCTGGTATCTCATTTACGGATGGAGGGCCGTTACGGACTTTTTTCGAAAGATGATCCACTGGACAAGCATACACATGTGATATTCCATTTTACCGACGGCACGGAACTGCGTTATACGGATGTTCGTCAGTTTGGTACGATGCATCTTTTTCAGATTGGTGAAGACCTTCAGCTTCCTCCTCTTAATAAGCTAGGGCAGGAACCGCTGGAGCCGTCCTTTACGCCGGAGAAGTTTAAGCAGATTGTATCAGGCAAAAGCACAAAAATTAAATCGCTGCTGCTGAATCAGGAATATATCGTCGGCATAGGTAATATTTATGTAGATGAGTCGTTACATCGTGCAGGGATTCATCCAGAAGTCAGCGCTAAGGATCTATCGGATGATCAACTCGATCAGCTACATCACGCTATTGTCAGCACGCTGACGGAAGCGGTAAACGCTGGGGGTTCATCTGTAAAATCATATGTGAATGGTCAAGGTGAGAGCGGCACTTATCAACAACAGCTGTTGATTTACGGTCGTAAAGATCAGCCGTGTAATAACTGTGGAACAATGATTGAGAAAACTGTTGTAGGTGGCCGTGGCACGCATTATTGTCCAAGCTGTCAGCGCAAGTCAGAAAACTGA
- a CDS encoding alpha/beta-type small acid-soluble spore protein translates to MSQNNSSNNLVAPNSRGALEQLKYEVAQELGITLSPDGYQGNKTSYENGSIGGYITKRLVTLAEQQLAGQYK, encoded by the coding sequence ATGAGCCAAAACAACAGCTCCAATAACCTTGTAGCTCCAAATTCCCGCGGTGCTTTGGAACAACTTAAATATGAAGTTGCCCAAGAACTCGGAATCACGCTTTCCCCAGATGGTTACCAAGGCAATAAAACTTCTTATGAAAATGGTTCGATCGGTGGTTACATCACTAAACGTCTTGTAACCCTGGCAGAACAACAATTGGCAGGTCAATACAAATAA
- a CDS encoding lytic transglycosylase domain-containing protein, translated as MKWLRKKRVLLLLFIGFTAILFLSTNWMSWFYPIHYKDEIRKHSVTYDIDPFLVASIIRVETNFKTGRESKKGAIGLMQLMPDTAKWALEKAKLPDVSMEELKHEPSANIELGTWYLSTLSRQFEGKPTAVIAAYNAGPGKVQKWLDEGIWDGTDATIKDIPFGETRHYVQRVNYYYDQYTDIYNEF; from the coding sequence ATGAAATGGTTACGTAAAAAAAGAGTCCTTCTTCTGTTATTCATTGGTTTTACTGCGATATTGTTTCTGAGTACGAACTGGATGTCCTGGTTTTATCCGATCCATTATAAAGATGAGATCCGTAAGCACAGCGTTACGTACGATATTGACCCATTTCTAGTGGCTTCAATTATCCGAGTGGAAACGAACTTCAAAACTGGACGAGAATCCAAAAAAGGTGCTATAGGTTTAATGCAGCTTATGCCGGATACCGCCAAATGGGCCCTGGAAAAGGCCAAGCTCCCTGATGTATCTATGGAGGAGCTAAAGCATGAACCATCAGCAAATATTGAACTAGGTACCTGGTATCTTTCAACATTATCCCGTCAATTCGAAGGTAAACCTACAGCAGTTATCGCTGCATATAATGCTGGACCGGGTAAAGTTCAAAAATGGCTGGATGAGGGGATCTGGGATGGAACGGATGCTACGATTAAGGATATTCCGTTTGGTGAAACCCGCCATTATGTACAGCGCGTCAACTATTACTATGATCAGTACACGGATATTTACAACGAATTCTAA
- a CDS encoding SDR family NAD(P)-dependent oxidoreductase, giving the protein MIHYTDKVALITGASAGIGKVFATELAAKGCHVILVARSKEKLDSLALELASKYPIHTYSIAQDLSKPGSVEELADQIRTLGLQVNILINNAGFGTFGRFEEISPEREQEEIRLNIASLVAMNHQFLPEMQRRKDGIIINVASVAAFQPAPYMAVYSATKAFVLSFSEALWAENRDRGVRILALCPGATETEFFKVTGSDAASGRKLASPIDVVKTGFRGIEKKRSYIIAGKLNYWASQGSRLLPRKQVVTLMERMVRPHSSL; this is encoded by the coding sequence ATGATTCATTATACCGATAAAGTCGCGCTTATCACTGGAGCATCTGCTGGGATCGGTAAAGTATTCGCAACTGAATTAGCTGCAAAAGGATGCCATGTCATTTTAGTCGCCCGATCCAAAGAAAAACTCGATTCCCTCGCTTTGGAGCTTGCTTCCAAATACCCTATTCACACTTATTCCATAGCGCAGGATTTATCTAAGCCCGGCTCCGTAGAAGAACTGGCTGATCAGATTCGCACTTTGGGACTCCAAGTAAACATTTTGATCAATAATGCTGGCTTTGGAACCTTTGGACGCTTTGAGGAAATATCGCCAGAACGTGAGCAAGAAGAGATCCGCCTAAATATAGCTTCTTTAGTCGCAATGAATCATCAGTTTCTTCCGGAGATGCAACGCCGCAAAGACGGTATTATTATTAATGTCGCTTCTGTTGCAGCCTTTCAGCCCGCACCCTATATGGCCGTTTATTCAGCAACGAAAGCATTCGTACTCTCTTTCTCCGAGGCGCTCTGGGCAGAAAATCGCGATCGAGGCGTTAGGATTTTGGCGCTTTGCCCTGGTGCGACTGAAACGGAGTTTTTTAAGGTTACTGGATCAGATGCTGCCTCAGGAAGAAAGCTCGCCTCTCCAATCGATGTTGTGAAGACCGGCTTTCGGGGAATCGAAAAGAAACGGAGTTACATTATCGCGGGAAAACTAAATTATTGGGCATCCCAGGGAAGCCGACTTCTTCCGCGCAAGCAGGTAGTCACGTTGATGGAACGAATGGTTCGCCCCCATTCTAGTTTATGA